The genomic segment CCACGTTGTTCCTGCTGCCGTTCAGCCTTGGCGCGCTGGTCCGGCACAATACGCTGCCCGATGCCGGGACCGGGGTCTGGGCCGCCATGCTGGGGCTCGGCGTGGTCTGCACGGCGCTGGCCTACATTCTTTATTACCGGCTGATCGCCGACCTGGGCCCGGTGCGTTCCCTGACGGTCACCTTCCTGATCCCGCCCTTCGGCATGGTATGGGGCGCCTTGTTCCTGCACGAATCGCTATCGTGGGCGCACCTGGCGGGCAGCGCCTTGATCGGTGCCGCCGTTTGGATGGTGCTGCGCCCGCCTCGGCCGGTGCCGCGGCCGGAGCCGGCGCGCGGCTGAGCTTCAGCTGCCGGGAACGACGTTGTAGCGCTCGCGCGCCAGCATCACCACGCGCCGCGCCTGGCGCAGGTTGCGCACGGCATCGGCTTCGGTGCGCTCGGGGAAATCCACCTCGGCGCTCCAGTTGCAGCCGGTGTGGTCCGGCCGGTGCACGCACATGGCGCGCAGCTGGCAGTCCTGGCAACCCGGTTCCTGCCGCAGGCAGAGGTTGAGCAGGCGCTTCAGTTCGGACAGGGGCTTGGTCAGTCGCTCCACGGTCGGCTCTGCTAACGGCGCGCCACGCGTGTCAGCCGGCCGGCTGCTCGGCCCGGCATTGCGGGCAGATGCCATACAGCACCAGCATGTGCTCGCGCAGCGCGAAATCGTTGTCGGCGGCGACCTGGCGCTGGCGCTGCTCGATCCGTTCGTCGCGGAATTCCTCTACGCGTCCGCAGTTCATGCAGATCAGGTGATCGTGGTGGCCGCCTTCATTGAGTTCGAACACGGCGTGGTCCGACTCGAAGCTGTGGCGCAGCAGGATATCGGCCTGGACGAGCTGGTTGAGCACGCGGTACACGGTCGAAAGCCCGGCGTCGTCGTCCTGGGCGAGCAGGATACGGTAGACATCTTCGGCGCTCAGGTGGCGCCGCTCGCAGGTACGGAACACGTCCAGGATACGCACGCGGGGCGACGTAGCCTTGAGGCCGGCGCGCTTGAGGTGGGCAGGATCGGACTTCACGGTTGGCATGGCATGCGGCTGCGAGCGCCGTCGGCGCACGGCGTTGGGAAATCTGCGGAAATCGGGCTGGAAGACGTCCGGAACGCCCTTGCGGTGCGTCCCGGACGTGGCGCCGTATCTGCACGGCGCGCGGAATAAAAAGGCGGCCTGGCTTGTCGACGGATGACGCGATCGGGAAAGCGGGGTCTGGTTGCTTTCCCGACCATCCGGCGACTGGCTACTGCCAAACGCTCCGCGTTACGGAGCGGTCCCCACAAAAGTCGGTAACAGGATGCCGCCAGGTGGCGACGATCCGGAAATTCTCTCCGGCGGGCCTGCTCGTTCCACCGCGTACCGCGGCGGTGCCAGGCTGGCCGGCTGGTCTGGACGGCGTTGCTGTGTCGTCAGACAGTGATGTGATAGTAAATGGGAATCGATCTCATTACAAGGGGAATTTTGAGTTTTTTGCCGAGGAGGATTTTCAGGCAGGGTCGCGCTTGCCCGGTCCGACAGCGCCTGCTGTGAGCACGGGACTAGAGTGCGTGCTGCTTGTCGGGTTCGCTGACCTCGACTAGCCTCCTATCCATGTCGATTCTTCGCTGCGCTGCGATACCCATTTGATGCCACAACGCTCGACCCCCCGATATGGCAAGGCGCTGCAGCGCCTGCGCCAGGTCTTTTCCCCGTTGAACCTGGGGGCGGCGGCGTGGCTGATTGCAACATGGGCGTTTGCGGCATTTCAGCTCGTGAGCGAGCGGGACCGCTTGCTGCACGACGCCGCGCAGCGTACCCAGGCGGAGGCCCAGGCGTTCGGCGCGTACTCGAAATCCAGCATCCTGCGGCTGTCCGAATTCCTTCTCGACCTGCGGGCCAGCTGGCTGGCCGGCCAGCCGGGGTTTATCGACATGGTGCATGAGCGGGAGAACCTGGTGGTGGACCTCTCGTTCCAGGTGTCGGTGATCGACAAGCATGGCCTGCTCATCTATTCGTCCATCGCCCCGCCCGTTCCTGGCGAGAAGGTCGACCTGAGCGGGCGCGAGCATTTCCGGGTCCATCAGGACGCGGGCGGGCGCGACATGCTGTTCATCAGCGACCCGGTGAAGGGCAAGGTCTCGCGCAAATGGTCGATCCAGTTCACGCGCCCCATCCTGCGCGCGGGCAGCTTCGACGGGGTCATCGTGGTTTCGGTCAGTCCGGAGCAGTTCGCCAGCTTTGCGCAGACGTTCACCAACCGCGGTGGCGAAGTGGCGTCGGTCATCAAGACTTCTGGCCAGGTCATTGCGCGTGTGCCGGCGTTGGAGGGCACGCTGGCCAGGGCAGTCAGTAACCGGCCGTACCTTGCCAGCGGGTCGCCCCCGTCCGGTAGCTACCGGGCGATGTCGGGCTCCGAAGGCGTGGAGCGGGTCTTCGGCTATTACCGTGTGCCGGAGTTCGGGCTTAATTTCGTAGTGGGCGAGTCGGTCGGCAAGGTGCTGGCGCCCTACGAGGTCTATCGCCGCATTGCCCTGGCCGGTGCCATGGCTTCCACGCTGCTGCTTGGCCTGCTGTACTACAGCCTGCGCCGCTCCATGGCGGAGCGACGCCGCCATATGGAGGAGATGCGGCTGGCTTCGCTGGTCTATTCGTCCAGCAGCGAAGCCATGGTGGTGACGTCGCTCGACGGCACCATCATCGACGTGAATCCGGCCTTTGCCGCCGCCACCGGCTATACAGTCGAGGAGATCAGGGGCCGCTCGGGCTATAGCGTCAGTGGGTCAGGCAATGCGACAGGGCTGGTCGAACGCCTGCGGGCCACCGTGGCAGCCAAGGGCAGCTGGAGCGGCGAACTCTCGATCCGCCGCAAGGACGGCAGCGAGTTTCCCGCCTACCTGACCGTGGATACCTACCTGGCCCACGCGTATGGCGAGCGCCGCCGCGTTGCGCTGATCCATGACATGACCGAGAAGCGCCAGGCGGAGGAAGTCATCCGGCACCAGGCGAATTTCGATGCGCTCACGGACCTGCCCAACCGCCGCCTGTTCTTCGACCGGCTGGAGCAGGAAATCGAGCGTTCGCGCGCCAAGCAGGATGAGCTGGCGCTCCTGTTCATCGACCTGGATCGCTTCAAGGAGGTGAACGACACCCTCGGCCACGACCAGGGCGACCTGTTGTTGCTGGAGGCGGCGCAGCGCATTGCGGCATCGGTGCGCGCGTCGGATATCGTGGCGCGGCTGGCCGGCGACGAGTTCACCGTGATCCTGCCCGCGGTGGGCGATGCCGGCGTTGCCGGGGACATTGCCCAGGCGATCCTGGAGCGGATTGCCGCGCCTTACCGCCTGGCCGGCGAACTGGTGGTGGTGTCGGCCAGCATCGGCGTGGCGACCTGGCCCAAGGACGCCGACAACGCCGAGGCCCTGCTGGTGTGCGCCGACCAGGCGATGTTTGCCGCCAAGGAGGAGGGCCGCAATCGCTGGAAGGTCTTCACCCAGGCGCTGCTGCAGGCGGAGCGGGAGCGCCTGCGCATCACGCAGGACCTGCGCACGGCGCTGGCGTCCGGGCAGTTCGCGCTGCACTACCAGCCCATTGTCAATCTGCGCACGGGCAAGGTCTGCAAGGCCGAGGCCCTGATCCGCTGGGACCATCCGGTGCGCGGGCCGATCCACCCGGCCGATTTCATTGCCGTTGCGGAGGAATCCGGCCTCATCATCGACATCGGCCGCTGGGTGCTGACGGAAGCGCTGGACCAGCTTGCGCGCTGGCAGGTGGTGTTTGGCAAGGACTTCCAGATCTCGGTCAACAAATCACCCGTGGAGTTCTGCGCGCCCGCGAACGGGCCCGAGTCCTGGTCCAGCATGATCGAGCGCAGGAACGTGCCGGTGGGCAGCCTTGTCATCGAGATCACCGAAGGCTCGCTGATGGAACAGAACGCCGATGTCATGGACCAGCTCTCCCGCTTCCAGGCGGCCGGCATCGAGATCGCGCTCGACGACTTCGGCACCGGCTACTCGTCCTTGTCGTACCTGCGGCGCCTGGACATTGACTACATCAAGATCGACCAGTCCTTCATCCGCTCGCTGACGCGGGGCCCGGACGACGTGGCCTTGTGCCGCGCCATCATCAGCATGGCGCATGCACTGCGCATCCGCGTGATAGCAGAGGGCGTCGAGACCGAGTCGCAGCGCGACATCCTGGTGGCTGCCGGCTGCGACTACGGCCAAGGCCACTTCTTCTGTCCGCCGGTGGATGCCAGCGCGTTCGAGGCCTTCATGAGCGCTGTGACTTGAGGCGGGCGGCGTTGTTCGGTGCTTGTACTGGGGTTGCTCGATCCTGCGGCTAGGCGGCTGCCGGCGTCTCGCGCGGCAGTCCCAGGATCCATTCGCGAAACGTCTCGAGCGCTTCCGACGGTGGCTGGCCCTCCGGGTAGGCAAAGTAATAGCCCTGCTGTTCATCGAGCACGCCTTCCACGGGTACCACGAGTTCTCCACTGCGCAGTTCGCGTTCGACCAGCAACCGCGGCGCCAGGCCGATGCCGAGCCCGGCCGCTGCGGCGGCGGTCATCATGGTGAACAGTTCGTAGCGCGGCCCGCGCGAGGCGGCAATGCTGTAGTCCCAGCCTTGCGCCGCATACCAGTCGCGCCACGCGTGGGCACGCGTGCTCAGGTGCAGGTGGCGGCAGCGCGCCAACGTGGCTGCGTCGGGGACGGGGTTCTCCTCGAGGAAGGCCGGGCTGCAGACGGGCACCACGCCGCCTTCGCGGAAGATCATGCCGCCGCGCGTGCCGGGCCAGAACTGGTCGCCGAAGTAGATCGCGGCGTCATAGGCGCACTCCTGGAATGCAAACGGCTGCGAGCGCGCGCTCAGGTTGACCGTGATGTTCGGGTGCCGGCGGGCAAAGTCGGGCAGGCGCGGGATCAGCCACTGCGTGGCGAAGGTCGGCACCACCGCCAGTTCCAGCGTGTAGCCCATGACGCGGCCCACGGTGATTTCCAGCGTGTCGCGCTGCAAATGGTCGAGATGGCGGCGGATGCGCGCCGCGTACTCGCGGCCCGTGTCGGTCAGCACCAGGCGCCGGCGCACGCGCGTGAACAGCGCCACGCCCAGGCGCTGCTCCAGCATCGCCACCTGGCGGCCCACGGCGCTTTGCGTCAGCGCGAGTTCGCCGGCCGCGCGCGTGAAGCTGCCCAGCCGCGCCGAAGCCTCGAAGGCCTGCAGCGCGCCGAGGTTGGGGATGTCGTTTCTCATGGGGATTGATGCGGGGATGACAGCGGGCGGCGCGGGGGGCGACCAGTATAGCGCCCGCGCCGGAGCGGGTCTTCGTGCGCCGCACGCACAATGTTGTGCGGATTCCGCGCTTGTCCGCGCCACCGCGGCGCCACTATCCTGCCCCGGCCACTCACGCATCCCGCAACGTTCCCATGCATCCAAATATCGCCACACTGCTGTCCGCCAACCTTGGCGAAGCCCGTAGCCGCCACCTCCTGTCGCTCGTCAGCGTGCCCGATGGCCTGCCGGCCGATGCCGAAGGCCGCGCCACGCGCGCCCAGATTGCACAGGCCCTGAACATGGTGCTGTTCTCGGGCATCCTCGACCGGGTGCCCGCCGGCCGCGCCTACACCGACGATGTCGCCGCCGCCGGCGGCAAGGTGGTCTTCGACCACGGCGCGCTGCGCACCGTCAAGTGGCGCGACAATGGCGCGCTGCCCGAAGGCGAGGCCGCGTTCACGCGCCTCCTGCGTCCGCTGGGCTACCGCCTGAACGGCACCTATCCGCTCGACCGCATCGGCATGACGGGGCGCTCCTATGCCCACGCCGACGCGCCCGAAGGAATCGCCCAGTTCTTTGTCAGCGAGTTCCATCCGGAGCGCTTCAGCGAAGCCTTCCGCCAGGCGGTCAGCGGCGTGACCGGCAGCTCGGCCGATCCGCTCACGGCGCGCGCCCAGACGCTGCTGTGGCAACTGGAGCGCGATGGCGTGCTGGCGGTTGCCGATGGCGCCGAACTGATTGGCCTGCTGGTGCCGTGCTTCGAGCGCCAGCACGACGTGCCGCGCCTGGCCGACTTTGAGACCCTGCTGCGCGAATCGGCCGAGATGGCGTGGATCGCCACTGAAGGCAATGCCTTCAACCACGCCACCGACCGCGTCGACGACGTGTTCGCGCTGGCCGAGCAGCAGAAGGCGCTGGGCCGGCCGATGAAGGAGAAGGTGGAAGTCTCGGGCAGCGGCCGCGTGAAGCAGACCGCGTTCCGGGCCGGCACCGTGCGCCGCCGTTTCATCGGCGCGCAGGGCGAGAGCGTCGAACGCGACGTGCCGGGGTCGTTCTATGAATTCATCACGCGCGACCGCTTTGCCGACACGCCCGCGGACAGCGCGCGTTATGACCTGGGGTTTGACGCCGGCAATGCGCAGGGCATTTTCAAGATGACAGCGGCGGCCTGACGGTGAGATGGGAAGGGTTCTTTGCTGGATTGCGGGGAGTGGGTAAGGATGGGGGGTGTCGTGCTTGGCATGCGCCGCTGTTTCGCCGGCGTAGCCGGCGAGTCACTTTTTGTCCGAGCGACAAAAAGTAACCAAAAAGCGCGTTTACTTGCCCTAGCGGGCGAATATTGATCGTAGTGTGCTGCGGGTGTTGTACGGGTATGAGCTTCAGAGTGTGCCTGGCTGCCTGCCGCGTGGTGCGCGTCCGCCGGTAGGCTTTCAAGCAATGATTGAACGAGCCCCGAAACTGTCCGTGGCCCCTGCTGCTACCGCCATCGTGTAATCGCCTTCGGCTGCGCTACGCGCAGAGCCCTAGTCTGGGCACCCAGGCCGCAGGCAAACCGCGCCACAGCGAAGCAGGGAAACCGAACCGTTGGCACTGGCGACGATGATGCCCCGCGCACACCGACTAGGGCGCGCGCGCAGCGCAGCCGTAGGCGTCCCATCACTGACGCTATTGGAACGCTGTACCCGAGCCCTACATGGGGATCGTACAAGAGCAGGTTATCGCAGGCACTGGTTCTGAATCACTATGCGTAGCAGGTCGAACGAGCAACCAAGCATCGCGAGACCAAAGCCGCTTGAAAACAAGGAGCGCATCGTTGATGGCCAGCCGCCAGGCGACGCGCTTCTTGCCTACTTCTTGTCGCTCGGACAAGAAGTAGGTCGCCGGCTACGCCGGCGAACCAGCGGCGCCCGCCAAGCACGCCAGCGCTGCCATCGCGGCCTTTGTCCTTGGCGTAGCCATACCAGCCACTACGCCACCCGCTTCGCATTAATCACCGCCTCCGCCACATTGCCCGGCGCTTCGGCGTAATGCTTGAACTCCATCGTAAACGTCGCGCGGCCCTGCGTGAGCGAGCGCAGCGACGTGGAGTAGCCGAACATCGTCGCCAGCGGCACCTCGGCGCGCACGACCTTGCCGCCGCCGCCAGCGATCTCTTCCATGCCGTGCACCATGCCGCGCCGTGACGAGAGGTCGCCCATCACATTGCCGGTGAATTCTTCAGGCGTTTCCACTTCCACCGCCATCATCGGCTCGAGCAGGATTGGCCTGGCGCGCTTCATGGCCTCGCGGAAAGCCATCGAGCCGGCCATGCGGAAGGCATTCTCGTTCGAATCCACGTCGTGGTACGAACCGAACACCAGTGTGGCCTTCACATCGACGACCGGATAGCCGGCCAGCACGCCGGCAGTCAGCGTTTCACGAATGCCCTTGTCCACCGCCGGAATGAACTCGCGCGGGACCACGCCGCCCTTGATGGCGTCGACGAACTCATAGCCGCCGCCGTGCGGCATGGGCTCGACGTTGAGCACCACGTGGCCGTACTGGCCGCGTCCGCCGGACTGCTTGATGAACTTGCCCTCGACATCCTTCACCGCCTGGCGGATGGTTTCGCGGTAGGCCACCTGCGGCTTGCCCACCGAGGCCTCCACGCCGAACTCGCGCCGCATGCGGTCCACCAGGATCTCCAGGTGCAGTTCGCCCATGCCGGAAATGATGGTCTGTCCGGATTCCTCGTCGGTCGTCACGCGGAAGGACGGGTCTTCCTGCGCCAGCCGGTTCAGGGCGATGCCCATCTTCTCCTGGTCCGCCTTGGTCTTCGGCTCCACTGCCTGCGAGATCACCGGTTCCGGGAAGCTCATGCGTTCCAGGATGATGACCTTGTTCGGGTCGCACAGCGTGTCGCCGGTGGTGGCTTCCTTCAGCCCGACCGCCGCGGCGATATCGCCGGCGCGCACTTCCTTGATCTCCTGGCGCACGTTGGCATGCATCTGCAGGATGCGCCCCAGCCGCTCGCGCTTGGCCTTGACCGGGTTGTAGACCGTGTCGCCGGAATTGACCACGCCCGAGTACACGCGGAAGAAGATCAGCTGGCCGACGAACGGGTCGGTCATGATCTTGAACGCGAGCGCCGAGAATGGCTCGTCGTCGCTCGGATGGCGCTCGGCCTGGCGGTCGTCCTCGGTATGGCCGAGAATGGCGGGCACGTCGGCGGGCGAGGGCAGGTAGTCGATCACCGCGTCCAGCATGCTCTGCACGCCCTTGTTCTTGAAGGCGCTGCCGCACAGCATGGGCACGATTTCGTTGGCGATGGTGCGCTTGCGCAGGCCCTGCTTGATCTGCGCCTCGGAGAGCGGCTCGCCGGCCAGGTATTGCTCGAGCAGCTTCTCGTCGGCCTCGGCGGCGGCCTCGATCATCTTGTCGCGCCATTCCTGGGCGATCGGCAGCAACTCGGCCGGGATGTCCCGGTACTCGAAGCGCACGCCCTGGCTCGCATCGTCCCAGACCACGGCCCTCATCTTGACCAGGTCGACCACGCCCTGGAAATGGTCTTCCGCGCCAACCGGGATCTGGATCGGCACGGCGCGGCCCTTGAGCCGGTCGGCGATCTGGGTCTGCACGCGGAAGAAATCCGCGCCGACGCGGTCCATCTTGTTGACGAACGCGATGCGCGGCACGTTGTACTTGTTGGCCTGGCGCCAGACCGTCTCGGACTGCGGCTGCACGCCGCCGACCGCGTCATAGACCATGCACGCGCCGTCCAGCACGCGCATGGAACGCTCGACCTCGATGGTGAAGTCGACGTGCCCCGGCGTGTCGATGATGTTGATGCGGTGCTCGGGGTAGTTGCCGGCCATGCCCTTCCAGAACGCCGTGGTGGCCGCCGACGTGATGGTGATGCCGCGCTCCTGCTCCTGCTCCATCCAGTCCATGGTCGCGGCGCCGTCGTGCACTTCCCCCAGCTTGTGGTTGACGCCGGTATAGAACAGGATGCGCTCCGTCGTCGTCGTCTTGCCGGCGTCGATATGGGCACTGATGCCGATGTTGCGGTAGCGCTCGATTGGGGTTTTGCGGGACACGGTGAACTCTCCGGGATGACACCAATGAAATAGAGTAGCACCTGCCGCGGAACCCCGTTTGTCCCTGCGCGCGGAAGGGGCAGCCGTCGGGGGCCATGCATGCGTGTTGTCGCCAGCAGGCGGCAAGCCGATGAATCCGAAGCCCTGGCGGCCTATAAAAGCAAGGAAATTGCTGCGTCGGCAGGAGATTCATCTGCATTGCGGTCCCACCGCATATCGGCGCCGGAGCGCCTGCCTATACTTGCCCGCTCGTGCCCCGCGTCTATCTCCTGCGGGTGACAGTCTTCCGGCGCCCGTACGCCTTCCTGACCGATGCCGACCCAGAGAGACAGACACGCAAGCATGGCTACCGTCCTGATCGTTGATGATCATCCTGCATTGCGGCTGGTGATGAGATCGCAGCTTTCCCAACTGCTCGGCATGGAGCATATCCTTGAAGCCGACAATGGCCAGTGCGCGATCGAAGCCGTGCGCCGGCACAAGCCGGACCTGGTGATACTTGACCTCGACATTCCGCGCATCGGCGGCCTCGATGTGGCCACCCGGGTGCGCGACATCCATCCGGCGGCGCGCATCCTCGTGGTGACGGCGCTGGATCCGGCCGTGTTCGTGCCGCGCGCGTGGCAGGCCGGCGCGCAGGGCTTTGTCAGCAAGACGCAGGACATCCGCGAGATCCTGCGCGCGGTGGAGTCGGTGATGGCGGGCTATACGGTCTTCCCGGCGCTGGCACGGCGCAATGCCTTCGGGCCGGCCTTGTGCGGCGACGATGAAAGCCTGCGACGCCTTTCCGACAAGGAACTGGTGGTGCTGAAAATGCTGGCGCGCGGCATGTCGTACAAGGACATCGGCCGCGAACTCTTCATCAGCAACAAGACGGTCAGCAGCTACAAGGCACGCATCATGGCCAAGCTGCGGGTCGGTTCGCTGGTGGAACTGGTCGACTTTGCCCGACGTTGCCGGCTCGTCCAGTAAGGCGGGGACCAAGCTCAAGGAATTTGAACGTCCCATGCAGCCACGGGGCGTGCACGTTGGCGCCGCCGCTGGCAAACTGTCGCTCTGACCAATGTTCGAGATCAAGGCGGGGAGACGGCTGTGGGCGAGTTGCAGACCATGCTGGAAAACCATGGGCTGATGCTGGTGTTCCTGAACGTGCTGGCGGAACAGGCGGGCCTGCCGATTCCGGCGTATCCGATGCTGTTCGTGGCTGGCGCGCTGGGGGTGCAGGAGACCGGTCCGTCGATCGGCGCGGTGCTGGCGGTCGTCATCGCGGCCTGCCTGATCGCGGATACGGCCTGGTATTTTGCCGGCCGCAAGCTGGGCCAGCCCATGCTGCGCACGATCTGCAAGGTGTCGATTTCGCCAGATACCTGCATCCGGCAGACCCAGTCGATCTACCTGCGCGTGGGGCCGCGCTCGCTGGTGTTCACCAAGCTGCTGCCCGGCGCCGGCGCGCTGTCCACTGCCATGGCCGGCATGACGGCTACGCCGCTGCCGGTGTTCCTGTTCTACGACGCCATCGGCGCGCTGGTCTGGTCCGGCTCCGCCGTGCTGGTGGGCGTGGTGTTCAGTGATTTCGTCGACGCCATCCTCGCGGCATTCAGCGCCTATGGCCACGTGGCGGTGCTGGTCTGCGTAGGCGCCCTCGCACTGTTCGTGGCCTGGCGCTGGTGGTGGCGCTTCCGCCTGCTGCGCCGCACGCGACGGGTGCCGCGCATGACGGTGGATGAACTCGAGGCCCGCCGCCGCGCCGGCACGTTGCCGCTGGTGCTGGATGTCCGCGCGCACGGCGCCGCGCCCATCGAGCGCATTCCGGGTGCCCTGGTCGTCGATATGCACGGTTCGCTCGACGCCTTGGGCAGCCAGCTCGAATCGAAGGATATTGTCGTCTACTGCGCCTGTCCGCACGAGATTTCGGCGGCCATCCTGGCCGAGCGGCTCAGGGCCGCCGGCTACCGACAGACCTGGGCCCTGGCGGGCGGCTTCGACGAGTGGAAGCGCCTGCATGGCACCGAATCGCCGCCACACGCGGAGGAAGCCGCCAACGACGCGGCGGCCGGCTGAGCCGCCGCGCCCCGGGGCGTCCTAGCGCGTGCCGGCGGTCTGGAACACCGACAGGTCCGGGTAGACCGCGCGGATCTTTTCCCACTCGGCGGCGTTGAAGAACTGGCACTTGCCTGCGCCAAAACGCTTGCCCACTTCCACGCAGAAGCGCACGGCCTCCCCAATGTCGATTTCGTGGTTGGCCGAGGTGGCGCTGCCCGATACCACCGATTGTGCCGTCACCGCCACGCCGACCACCGGCGCGCGCGTGGCCACGTGGGGCTGCATGATGCTGTTGAAGTGGTACAGGCCGTTGTGGTACGGCGTGATGTCCTGCTGCGAGATCGGGAACGTGACGGCCGGGCAGCCGGTGGTCGATTCCATTGTCGCAACCAGGTCCGGGCTCACGCGCAGGATGTAGCCCTGCATGGCCGTCGGCGAAATGGCGAAGCCGCGGTGCTTGATGATGCTGTTGCCCTTGGAGGCATCGATCGACAGGATCGCGTCCATTTCCGGCAGCACCTGGTAGTTATTCATGGTGTCGGATGACACCGGCATGCCCATGAACGGCACCGGGTCGTGTGGCTGCATCGAGACATTGGTCGACAGGTGCGTGGTCACGATGACGTCGCCGGCCAGGTGATCGCCACGCGCCTTCATCTGTGCGAGCTTGAGCGCGACGGCCAGGCAGCCGATCGGGCCGTCCGCGTCCGAGACCAGCCCGACCAGTTCAGGCCGTGCGCCAATGGCGCCGTTGCGGCCGATCACGCCCAGCGTGGGCGCCTGGCCGCCGCCGCGCTTGCCGGCGGTGCCCGGAATCACGATGGTGATGAAGTCGCTGGTATTGGCGGTATTCTCGGGCGGGGCGTTGTGCACCGTGGTCACTTCGACCGTCACGCCGGCTTCGGCGTAGGGCGCGAACAGGTCCCGGACCACAGCGCCGTTGGCGTTAGGGCTGTCCAGGGCTTCATGAATGACCAGCGTCTGCTGCAGGGCCATGGTTTTCTCCAAGTGAAATTCGAGGGATGGCGCGCACGCGAGCGCACGCGGCGTGGGTGAATCCGTCAGAACTGATGGCGCAGTCCGACCATGACGGTGGTCTGGTTGTCGCGGCCGTCGAGGCGGCGGCCGCTGTCGCCGGTCCAGCTGGTGGTGGTGTTGCCGAACAGGCCGGACCAGTCGCCGTGCACCCAGTCATAGGCCACGGCCAGGTAGGCGTCGGTACGCTTGCTGAACGCGTAGTCGGCCACGCCATAGGCGGTGGTGCGGTTGCCGCTGAAGTTGTCGGCGCGGGTGCGGTTGTGCATCACGCTGCCGGTCAGCGTCACGTTGCCGGTGATGGGGTAGCTCGCGCCGAC from the Cupriavidus sp. WKF15 genome contains:
- a CDS encoding DUF1177 domain-containing protein, which produces MALQQTLVIHEALDSPNANGAVVRDLFAPYAEAGVTVEVTTVHNAPPENTANTSDFITIVIPGTAGKRGGGQAPTLGVIGRNGAIGARPELVGLVSDADGPIGCLAVALKLAQMKARGDHLAGDVIVTTHLSTNVSMQPHDPVPFMGMPVSSDTMNNYQVLPEMDAILSIDASKGNSIIKHRGFAISPTAMQGYILRVSPDLVATMESTTGCPAVTFPISQQDITPYHNGLYHFNSIMQPHVATRAPVVGVAVTAQSVVSGSATSANHEIDIGEAVRFCVEVGKRFGAGKCQFFNAAEWEKIRAVYPDLSVFQTAGTR